A stretch of Faecalibacterium duncaniae DNA encodes these proteins:
- a CDS encoding sensor histidine kinase has translation MRQPEKKRRTVGIRGQLMWFLCFICLLLLVLFWFLCTQLLEPLYTTHIQKQLTEQADAIVQKLDDAIADGQTLSYWGFGSQLYVNSQFFNQLSSEIYENGGMSSFCVDISDVTLRQIFKVENLSYCNLHRTRPTDENSELPSYSTARAMRQLCRETGSCVRKINPPTPSGTVELMVGRTTSDGSYTVLVTTSLMHVSEAGEVMSTVLPLAAALIFAFSMSAAWLFSEWFTKPLRQLSGAARQVAQGDYAVQVETNRRDELGDLAQEFNHMAKEVQHAAQMQRDLLANVSHDLRTPLTLIKGYAETVRDITGDDKAHRDEQMNIIVDEADRLTALVSSVMELSKVTSGAEKCEKVHFDMGQLCDEVSERYDAVCAQNGWQLKLELPEEELPVYADPNMMQRALHNLLGNAMHHIGGDGIFLLRASKVPEGVRVEIEDHGPGICAEDLPYIFDRYYRSRSDAGKQGTGLGLSITKAIFQQHGFRFGVQSTLGKGTTFWFIATDTK, from the coding sequence ATGCGGCAACCCGAAAAAAAGCGGCGTACCGTGGGCATCCGCGGGCAGCTGATGTGGTTCCTCTGCTTCATCTGTCTGCTGCTGCTGGTGCTGTTCTGGTTTTTGTGCACCCAGCTGCTGGAGCCCCTGTACACCACCCATATCCAGAAGCAGCTGACCGAACAGGCAGATGCCATCGTGCAGAAGCTGGACGATGCCATTGCCGACGGCCAGACCCTCTCTTATTGGGGGTTCGGCAGTCAGCTCTATGTCAACAGCCAGTTTTTCAACCAGCTCAGCAGCGAAATCTACGAAAATGGCGGCATGAGCAGCTTCTGCGTGGATATCTCCGATGTCACGCTGCGGCAGATCTTCAAGGTGGAGAACCTCTCCTACTGCAACCTGCACCGCACCCGGCCCACCGATGAAAACAGCGAGCTGCCCTCTTACAGCACCGCCCGCGCCATGCGCCAGCTTTGCCGCGAGACCGGCAGCTGTGTGCGGAAGATCAACCCGCCCACGCCCTCGGGCACGGTGGAGCTGATGGTGGGCAGAACGACCTCCGACGGCAGCTACACTGTGCTGGTGACCACCAGCCTGATGCATGTCTCGGAGGCTGGCGAGGTGATGAGCACGGTGCTGCCGCTGGCGGCGGCGCTGATCTTTGCCTTTTCCATGAGCGCGGCGTGGCTGTTCAGCGAGTGGTTCACCAAGCCCCTGCGCCAGCTTTCGGGCGCGGCCCGGCAGGTGGCACAGGGCGACTATGCCGTTCAGGTGGAGACCAACCGCCGGGACGAACTGGGCGACCTGGCGCAGGAGTTCAACCACATGGCCAAGGAAGTCCAGCACGCGGCTCAGATGCAGCGCGACCTGCTGGCGAATGTCTCCCACGACCTGCGCACCCCGCTGACCCTCATCAAGGGCTATGCGGAGACGGTGCGGGACATCACCGGCGACGACAAGGCCCACCGGGACGAGCAGATGAACATCATCGTGGATGAGGCCGACCGGCTGACAGCGCTGGTCTCCAGCGTCATGGAGCTGAGCAAGGTGACCAGCGGCGCGGAAAAGTGCGAGAAGGTCCACTTTGATATGGGCCAGCTCTGCGATGAGGTCAGTGAGCGCTATGACGCGGTCTGTGCCCAAAATGGCTGGCAGCTCAAGCTGGAACTGCCGGAGGAGGAGCTGCCTGTCTATGCCGACCCCAACATGATGCAGCGCGCCCTCCACAACCTGCTGGGCAACGCCATGCACCACATCGGCGGGGACGGCATCTTCCTCCTGCGGGCCTCTAAGGTGCCCGAGGGAGTCCGGGTGGAGATCGAGGACCACGGCCCCGGCATCTGTGCCGAGGATCTGCCCTATATCTTTGACCGGTATTACCGCTCCCGCTCCGATGCGGGCAAGCAGGGCACCGGCCTGGGGCTTTCCATCACCAAGGCCATCTTCCAGCAGCACGGCTTCCGCTTCGGCGTGCAGAGCACGCTGGGCAAAGGCACGACCTTCTGGTTCATTGCAACGGATACAAAGTAA
- a CDS encoding response regulator transcription factor: protein MAKILIVDDEPRIRELIREHLQYAGYVCEEAGDGSAALSLLSGGGFDLVILDVMMPFMDGMTCLREMRARHINTPVIILTARGEEYDKLAGLEGGADDYVVKPFSPRELVARVKAVLNRTMPRSEASDGTMTFGELTIDTASHTVRVAGEDVSLTPKEFDLLVFLASNKGIALSREKILQKVWNYDYFGEDRTVDTHVKMLRGHLGKCRGYIATVWGIGYKFDPDAAR from the coding sequence ATGGCAAAGATACTGATCGTTGATGATGAACCCCGCATCCGGGAACTGATCCGGGAGCATTTACAATATGCAGGCTATGTCTGCGAGGAAGCGGGCGACGGCTCTGCCGCCCTTTCGCTGCTGAGCGGCGGCGGTTTTGATCTGGTGATCCTGGATGTGATGATGCCCTTTATGGACGGCATGACCTGCCTGCGCGAGATGCGCGCCCGCCACATCAACACGCCGGTGATCATCCTGACCGCGCGCGGCGAGGAGTATGACAAGCTGGCCGGTCTGGAAGGCGGCGCGGATGACTATGTGGTCAAGCCCTTCTCCCCGCGGGAGCTGGTGGCCCGTGTCAAGGCGGTGCTCAACCGCACCATGCCTCGCTCCGAGGCATCGGACGGCACCATGACCTTCGGCGAACTGACCATCGACACGGCCAGCCATACCGTGCGGGTGGCGGGCGAGGATGTGAGCCTGACCCCCAAGGAGTTTGACCTGCTGGTGTTCCTGGCCTCCAACAAGGGCATTGCCCTGAGCCGGGAGAAGATCCTGCAGAAGGTGTGGAACTACGACTATTTTGGCGAGGACCGCACCGTGGATACCCATGTCAAGATGCTGCGCGGCCATCTGGGCAAATGCCGGGGCTATATTGCCACCGTGTGGGGCATCGGCTATAAGTTCGACCCGGATGCAGCGCGTTAA
- a CDS encoding SMP-30/gluconolactonase/LRE family protein yields the protein MRIGFVELLLILLIASLTIGPSAALWVDRWLRRANRASAAAARRRAVQEAQRTAEREEVLQRFQKLSIVFTLAAVAALVWALVLRPIEAPPKAYTAPDHRQASGAAQAELSTDRREIWDLGGYQGVDCIRTRDGLVYAAAWNGSSLKKRTSDLVRTDGGNAAVILSVEGELTGFAFDAAGDLWLTVLTPAGGTLCRARHDSWGASVEQVVTQIDGAPLGALSAVEVGADGKVYFAVVGQESAEQGLESALRTELLAHTGTGAVYVYDPAARTVEQVVGGIAGASGLALDERTQTLYISDLGSRCIWSAAASARGLTAGGKGCQSSFSGLPGYPGTLALDEDSTLYISYRWASSSWLERHAGSTFLRGVALRLSESMQENLFSLPADGIRAEAVSTASGSWLWSFSGKPQGSSSALCPVENRVYFGIAGEKALYSVRV from the coding sequence ATGCGCATCGGATTCGTTGAACTGCTTCTCATCCTGCTCATCGCGTCACTGACCATCGGGCCCAGTGCGGCCCTGTGGGTAGACCGCTGGCTTCGCCGCGCCAACCGGGCCAGCGCCGCCGCTGCCCGCCGCCGGGCCGTGCAGGAGGCCCAGCGTACCGCCGAGCGGGAGGAAGTGCTCCAGAGGTTCCAGAAATTGAGCATCGTGTTTACGCTGGCCGCGGTTGCTGCGCTGGTCTGGGCGCTGGTGCTCCGGCCCATTGAGGCCCCTCCCAAAGCCTACACTGCCCCGGATCACCGGCAGGCCTCCGGCGCGGCACAGGCAGAGCTTTCCACCGACCGCAGGGAGATCTGGGATCTGGGCGGGTATCAGGGTGTGGACTGCATCCGCACCCGGGATGGCCTTGTCTATGCGGCGGCGTGGAACGGCTCCTCCCTGAAAAAACGCACCAGCGATCTGGTGCGCACCGACGGCGGCAACGCTGCGGTCATCCTGAGCGTAGAGGGCGAGCTGACCGGCTTTGCGTTCGATGCTGCGGGAGACCTGTGGCTCACAGTCCTCACCCCTGCCGGGGGCACCCTCTGCCGCGCCCGGCACGACAGCTGGGGCGCTTCGGTGGAGCAAGTGGTCACGCAGATCGACGGTGCCCCGCTGGGGGCCCTTTCTGCCGTGGAGGTCGGTGCGGACGGCAAGGTCTACTTTGCCGTGGTCGGGCAGGAGAGCGCGGAACAGGGGCTGGAAAGCGCCCTGCGCACCGAGCTGCTGGCCCACACCGGAACAGGCGCGGTATACGTTTATGATCCCGCTGCCCGCACCGTGGAGCAGGTGGTGGGCGGCATTGCCGGAGCGTCCGGCCTTGCGCTGGACGAGCGCACCCAGACCCTCTACATCTCCGACCTCGGCAGCCGCTGCATCTGGAGCGCGGCGGCCTCTGCCCGCGGCCTGACTGCAGGGGGCAAGGGCTGTCAGAGCAGCTTCAGCGGGCTGCCGGGCTATCCCGGCACGCTGGCGCTGGATGAGGACAGCACCCTCTACATCAGCTACCGCTGGGCCAGCTCCAGCTGGCTGGAGCGCCATGCAGGCAGCACCTTCCTGCGCGGTGTGGCCCTGCGGCTGAGCGAATCGATGCAGGAGAACCTGTTCTCCCTGCCCGCCGACGGCATCCGCGCCGAGGCCGTTTCCACCGCCAGCGGAAGCTGGCTGTGGAGCTTTTCCGGCAAGCCTCAGGGCAGCAGCTCTGCCCTCTGCCCGGTGGAGAACCGGGTGTATTTTGGCATCGCGGGAGAAAAAGCGCTTTACTCTGTACGGGTCTGA
- a CDS encoding TIGR01440 family protein: protein MTDAFKQQIQAEARQAVEELLEQAKLKKGDVFVVGCSSSEIVGGHIGKDSSLEAAQAVYAGIAPVLAQRGIWLAAQCCEHLNRAIIMEREAAEQYGWEEVCVVPRPHAGGSWATTCWKQFKDPIAVEEIRAHAGIDIGGTLIGMHLRRVAVPVRLSLNRIGEANILCARTRPKLIGGERAKYTEED, encoded by the coding sequence ATGACAGACGCATTCAAACAGCAGATCCAGGCGGAAGCCCGGCAGGCAGTGGAAGAGCTGCTGGAACAGGCAAAGCTGAAAAAGGGCGACGTGTTCGTGGTGGGCTGCTCGTCCAGCGAGATCGTGGGCGGGCACATCGGTAAGGACAGCAGTCTGGAGGCCGCACAGGCCGTGTATGCAGGCATTGCGCCGGTGCTGGCCCAGCGCGGCATCTGGCTGGCGGCACAGTGCTGCGAGCACCTGAACCGGGCCATTATCATGGAGCGGGAAGCCGCCGAACAATACGGTTGGGAGGAAGTGTGTGTCGTGCCCCGGCCCCATGCGGGCGGCAGCTGGGCCACCACCTGCTGGAAGCAGTTCAAAGACCCCATTGCTGTGGAGGAGATCCGCGCCCACGCCGGTATCGACATTGGCGGCACCCTGATTGGGATGCACCTGCGCCGGGTGGCCGTGCCGGTGCGGCTGAGCCTGAACCGGATCGGTGAAGCAAACATTCTCTGCGCCCGCACCCGCCCGAAGCTCATTGGCGGAGAGCGCGCAAAATATACCGAGGAGGACTGA
- a CDS encoding YggS family pyridoxal phosphate-dependent enzyme codes for MAEKTPEEMREAVLAIREKMAAAAREAGRDPAEVQLCAACKTRTAETVAASAALPIDVFGENHVQELCANFDAGAYCGKPIHFIGHLQTNKIKKVLGRASLIQSVGSEHLLTAIEKEAAKAGIVQNVLLEVNIGGEESKSGVSPEALWPLLDAASAQEHIRVKGLMAIPPVNDDDAQNRRYLAAVHDLFVKAGERGYSNVEMQTLSMGMSGDYENAIREGATLVRIGTAIYGERDYRKR; via the coding sequence ATGGCAGAAAAAACACCGGAAGAGATGCGGGAGGCCGTGCTGGCCATCCGTGAAAAGATGGCCGCTGCTGCCCGGGAGGCAGGCCGCGACCCTGCCGAGGTCCAGCTGTGCGCCGCCTGCAAGACCCGCACCGCTGAAACCGTGGCCGCAAGTGCCGCCCTGCCCATTGACGTGTTTGGCGAAAACCATGTGCAGGAGCTCTGCGCAAACTTTGACGCAGGCGCTTACTGCGGCAAGCCCATCCATTTCATCGGGCACCTGCAGACCAACAAGATCAAAAAAGTCCTGGGCCGGGCCAGCCTGATCCAGAGCGTGGGCAGTGAACACCTTCTGACCGCCATCGAGAAGGAAGCCGCCAAGGCGGGCATCGTGCAGAACGTCCTGCTGGAGGTGAACATCGGCGGGGAGGAGAGCAAGAGCGGCGTTTCGCCGGAAGCGCTCTGGCCCCTGCTGGATGCCGCTTCCGCACAGGAGCACATCCGGGTCAAGGGCCTGATGGCCATTCCCCCGGTCAATGATGACGATGCACAGAACCGCCGGTATCTCGCCGCCGTCCACGACCTGTTCGTAAAGGCAGGGGAGCGCGGCTATTCCAACGTGGAGATGCAGACCCTCTCCATGGGCATGAGCGGCGATTATGAGAACGCCATCCGCGAAGGCGCGACGCTGGTGCGCATTGGCACCGCGATCTACGGCGAACGGGATTATAGGAAAAGATAA
- a CDS encoding ABC transporter ATP-binding protein: MAKQNIKDPGAHHNSSGALIRRFLPYLAKHKAVLFLDLFCAALTTLCDIFLPKIMSTITNSAMGVGITLTTGIVLKLAGIYFVLRIIDGAAQYFMSGIGHIMGVHIETDMRRDAFDHLLLLDHTYYNNTKVGTIMGRITNDLFDVTEFAHHCPEEFFIAFIKILASFIILCQASIPLTLAVFACVPLMGVVSVYLNGRLRARFRQQRIQIGELNATIEDSLLGQGVVKAFAAEEQERAKFEQGNKDFEHIKTLGYYAMAAFNTSTRLFDGLMYLVVILAGGLSLVNGKITAGDLVAYMLYVTTLIATIRRIVEFAEQFQRGMTGIERFAEIMDTPVPIHDAPDARPLQPGPGAIRFDDVSFEYPDDHNKVLHHVSLDIKAGERLALVGPSGGGKTTLCNLIPRFYDVTSGHIYIDGQDIQQVTLKSLREDIGIVQQDVYLFSGSVADNIAYGKPDATREEIIEAARLAGAERFIMALKDGFDTYVGERGVKLSGGQKQRIAIARVFLKNPPILILDEATSALDNESEILVGQSLEKLAHGRTTLTIAHRLTTIKNYDRILVLGSEGIVESGTHEELLAKQGVYYRLWNQLPGEDTL, encoded by the coding sequence ATGGCAAAGCAAAACATCAAAGACCCCGGAGCACATCACAACAGCAGCGGCGCGCTCATCCGCCGCTTTTTACCCTATCTGGCAAAGCACAAGGCAGTGCTCTTTCTCGACCTGTTCTGCGCCGCGCTGACCACCCTGTGTGACATCTTCCTGCCCAAGATCATGAGCACCATCACCAACTCGGCCATGGGCGTGGGCATCACCCTGACCACTGGCATCGTGCTCAAGCTGGCGGGCATCTACTTTGTGCTCCGCATCATCGACGGTGCGGCCCAGTATTTCATGTCCGGCATCGGCCACATCATGGGCGTGCACATCGAGACCGACATGCGCCGGGATGCCTTTGACCACCTGCTGCTGCTCGACCACACCTATTACAATAACACCAAGGTCGGCACCATCATGGGCCGCATCACCAACGATCTGTTCGATGTGACCGAGTTTGCCCACCACTGCCCCGAGGAATTTTTCATCGCCTTCATCAAGATCCTGGCCTCCTTCATCATCCTGTGCCAGGCCAGCATCCCGCTGACGCTGGCGGTGTTCGCCTGCGTGCCCCTGATGGGCGTAGTGTCCGTTTACCTGAACGGCCGTCTGCGTGCCCGGTTCCGGCAGCAGCGCATCCAGATCGGTGAGCTGAACGCCACCATCGAGGACAGCCTGCTGGGTCAGGGCGTGGTAAAAGCCTTTGCCGCCGAGGAGCAGGAGCGCGCCAAGTTCGAGCAGGGCAACAAGGACTTTGAGCACATCAAGACGCTGGGCTACTACGCCATGGCGGCCTTCAACACCTCCACCCGCCTGTTCGACGGCCTGATGTATCTGGTGGTCATTCTGGCGGGCGGCCTGTCGCTGGTCAACGGCAAGATCACCGCCGGTGACCTGGTGGCCTACATGCTCTATGTCACCACCCTCATCGCTACCATCCGCCGCATCGTCGAGTTTGCCGAGCAGTTCCAGCGCGGCATGACCGGCATCGAGCGCTTTGCCGAGATCATGGACACCCCCGTGCCCATCCACGATGCCCCTGATGCCCGGCCCCTGCAGCCCGGCCCCGGTGCCATCCGCTTTGACGATGTCAGCTTTGAGTACCCGGACGACCACAACAAGGTGCTCCACCATGTCAGTCTGGACATCAAGGCAGGCGAGCGGCTGGCTCTGGTCGGCCCCTCCGGCGGCGGTAAGACCACCCTGTGCAACCTCATCCCTCGCTTCTACGATGTGACCAGCGGCCACATCTACATTGACGGGCAGGACATCCAGCAGGTCACCCTCAAGAGCCTGCGCGAGGACATCGGTATCGTCCAGCAGGACGTGTACCTGTTCAGCGGCTCTGTGGCGGATAACATCGCCTACGGCAAGCCCGATGCCACCCGGGAGGAGATCATCGAAGCTGCCCGTCTGGCCGGTGCAGAGCGCTTTATCATGGCCCTGAAGGACGGCTTCGACACCTATGTCGGCGAGCGTGGTGTCAAGCTCTCGGGCGGCCAGAAGCAGCGCATCGCCATTGCCCGTGTCTTCCTGAAGAACCCGCCCATCCTGATCCTGGACGAGGCCACCAGTGCACTGGACAACGAGAGTGAGATCCTTGTGGGGCAGAGCCTGGAAAAGCTGGCCCATGGCCGCACCACCCTGACCATCGCCCACCGCCTGACCACCATCAAGAACTACGACCGTATCCTGGTGCTTGGCTCCGAGGGCATTGTGGAATCCGGCACTCACGAAGAGCTGCTGGCAAAGCAGGGCGTGTACTACCGCCTGTGGAACCAGCTGCCCGGTGAGGACACCTTATAA
- a CDS encoding sugar O-acetyltransferase codes for MTEREKWEAGLWYDANYTSELCAEREKAEELYTEFNQTRPSEKAKRAELLRQLLPHMEEHVFILPHLYVDYGYHCFIGAGTYINHGAYLMDCAKITLGRHCFIGPNCGMYTAIHPMLPEERNSGLETTAPITLGDNVWLGGDVTILPGVTIGSNTVIGAGSVVTKDIPSGVVAVGNPCKVLRPITEKDSIRYQK; via the coding sequence ATGACAGAACGTGAAAAATGGGAAGCAGGTCTCTGGTACGACGCAAACTACACCTCGGAGCTCTGTGCCGAACGAGAGAAAGCCGAGGAGCTCTACACCGAGTTCAACCAGACCCGCCCCTCTGAAAAAGCAAAGCGGGCAGAGCTTCTGCGTCAGCTGCTGCCCCACATGGAAGAACATGTGTTCATTCTGCCGCACCTGTATGTGGATTACGGCTATCACTGCTTCATCGGTGCGGGCACCTACATCAACCACGGTGCTTACCTGATGGACTGCGCAAAAATCACACTGGGCAGGCACTGCTTCATCGGCCCCAACTGCGGCATGTACACTGCCATCCACCCCATGCTGCCGGAAGAGCGCAACAGCGGCCTTGAGACCACAGCCCCCATCACACTGGGGGACAACGTCTGGCTGGGCGGTGATGTCACCATCCTGCCCGGGGTCACCATCGGCTCCAACACGGTCATCGGTGCAGGCAGCGTGGTCACAAAGGATATTCCCTCCGGCGTGGTGGCCGTGGGCAACCCCTGTAAGGTGCTGCGGCCTATCACCGAAAAAGACAGCATCCGGTATCAGAAATAA
- a CDS encoding DUF6773 family protein, with amino-acid sequence MKFSLYSKKNVLDEMQEQTMSQIERRGFWLMWGGLLAAMVIQQLTGNAEKATGEGVVFMAGCVYTVAECVRNGLWDRHLSSSMGANAVCSLLAAVAVTVLHGLTYGYWMGAAFTGVSTGLLCFALLQFCAHLVQKNRKKLDDEPEEK; translated from the coding sequence ATGAAATTTTCACTGTACAGCAAGAAAAATGTTCTGGATGAGATGCAGGAGCAGACCATGTCCCAAATTGAGAGGCGTGGCTTCTGGCTGATGTGGGGCGGTCTGCTGGCCGCAATGGTGATTCAGCAGCTGACGGGCAATGCAGAGAAAGCGACCGGAGAAGGGGTCGTTTTTATGGCCGGATGTGTTTACACCGTTGCAGAGTGCGTCCGGAATGGCCTGTGGGACCGCCATCTTTCTTCCAGTATGGGTGCCAATGCGGTTTGTTCTCTGCTGGCGGCTGTGGCGGTTACGGTGCTTCATGGCCTGACCTATGGCTATTGGATGGGCGCTGCGTTTACTGGTGTTTCGACAGGTCTGCTCTGCTTTGCGCTGCTCCAATTCTGTGCACATCTGGTGCAGAAGAATCGGAAAAAGCTGGACGATGAACCGGAAGAAAAATAA
- a CDS encoding helix-turn-helix transcriptional regulator, giving the protein MPKNLKLKAARAEKDMTQGALAEAAGVSRQTINAIEKGEYNPTINLCRSICKILGKTLDELFWEE; this is encoded by the coding sequence ATGCCGAAGAATCTGAAACTGAAAGCTGCCCGCGCGGAAAAAGATATGACGCAGGGGGCATTGGCAGAAGCGGCTGGGGTCTCGCGCCAGACCATCAACGCGATCGAAAAGGGCGAGTACAACCCCACCATCAATCTCTGCCGCAGCATCTGCAAAATTCTGGGAAAAACACTGGATGAACTGTTCTGGGAGGAATGA